Genomic DNA from Alosa alosa isolate M-15738 ecotype Scorff River chromosome 6, AALO_Geno_1.1, whole genome shotgun sequence:
ATTGGTGTGGTATGATTAAGAGTGGGCAGAGAAAGTGTGTACTTATGGAAATGTTCTTATTTGTATAAATCCAGGTGTTGAAGGAATGGCCTGTGTGTAAAAGCAGACATTTAACTAGGGCAAAACTTACAGAGGTGTGCTGTCCCATTTGTCTCTGACATTCAGTTCCACATCTCTCTGTTCAACCAGGTGTCTGAGAATGTAAAACATTCCGCTTTACAGTAGGCATGTTGCAACCATTCTGACCTAAACGAACACCTGGAGAATTCTATCTGTGCATGGTGTTTACTTCTCTGAAGTTCCACACATGGACAAAAATCAGCCCCAACCAAAGCTAACTGCATGCTTCTGTGAAACTTGAGAAGTGTTGATTTTCTGTCACACTCAGATGTTCAAGGCCTGAAAACTGAACGACTATTGTGTgtaataggctatagcctacacatatacacacaccaacacacaacaaAAGGTGGGTGTGGTCAGCTGTGGTCCAGTTAGGGTCAACCAGTGTTAAGTCTGTTAGACCATCCACTTAATACCTAAATACATTTCAGAAATTCGTGATAGCAAAACCAAGCCCTTGAAACTTCCATGCGTATCTGACGTTAAAAGTCTTAGCTGTCAACACATAACGAATGTTTCTAGACATTGCAACTAGTTTCTAGACATTGTAACTAGGTTGAGCTGATTGCGTGACTTCGCAGCGATACACCATGGTTGAGGTCACTTTTTAGAATGCTGTCTCAAGTGGCATTAAAAGACTGTAGTGCACAACACGAAAAGTCAGGACGTCGTCACACATTTCCAACAAACAGACTGTTTGCACGTACCTCACTCTAGAAATGTCGCCCTTCCTgcagcttgtaaacaaatcggCAGCGTCCATCTCCTTTGAGGATTTAAGGCTCTGAAATGCATTGAAACGGCCTGTCCGTTAGACAGGGATGTATTAAGGGGCAAGAGGCGAACTGCTCACAAAACACAGACGATCGACCTCTCTCTCGAGACTGATTACAGAGGACCTGTCAAAAAGTTGGGTCAAGAGCGTTCCTCTGAAAGTAAACAAGGGGACAGAGATATCTCTAGACGTCACATCGTTTCTTCCTCGTTGATTACAGACTTTTTATGAATGTAGCGCCTCCCAGTGTTGTGGTGGTTAACAGAGGTGCGTACATCATTTCTGTCAGTTGCAAGGGTGCATGTGCGCATACTACTGCATATGGTGAAAGGCTACCCCTATTTGGAAGAAAGTCCCAAGTACATCTCGTCGAGGGCCTTCTTAGTCACATCActtttcttccctattattattacgcttctgtcattgaagtcaatggcagcccatagaaccatctggtaaaaagttgtgaaatttggcacactgattgatGACAGTGCCATGATTAacttcaccaagtttcatgccggcacctagAGCGCTCTAgcaccaccaacaggccaaatttGGAAGTaggttcacgcacgtaacttttgtcCAGTTgacccgattgtcaaaaattAGGTATCTATGAATCCTTGGAcctttggaatccttggaccaagaggtttcacgcctcacatagtttgtccgattttcaagAAACTTAGtacatatgatcttcagaccaagccgaaCAAAAGCTATCGAACAGATTTTTCCAAttcaaagccgccaaacaggaagtgagctcatatagCAACCCAATTAATctataaccaaacttagtacatggagtcactcatgaccccattaggaggacACTCAAgacatttggtgacctttgacctctaggatCTGCTGCAATTAGCAGAAATGCACTTTGGCTTACAACGTATTTGGAATTAATACTTAGTGTATTTTAATACTGTTCAGACTGAGACATAGATATGTCTGATTTTTGAAGCCatattactagtggtgtctggtaatactgttggatgtccttaggccgacccaactCATCGTAATCGATTTGGCCGTCATATTAGATTCaatcaaaaacactaaaaagttttcacaggttacaaaatttcatctgatcttcaccaaaattggcacagaccatgtTCTGACCATGCCTGACAGAAGCCTTGCTTTTTGTAGCCATATCTAAAACCGTTAAGTAAGCCAGTAACAGTCAATTGAAATTGAAGGGGAAGCCGCCAAACAGAAAGTGAGGTCATATCTaggcaacccttgcatgtatcataaccaaacttgaAACATGGACTtgaccccattaggaggacactcaagaaatttggtgacctttgacctctagggggttCTGCAATTAGCAGAAATGCACTTTGGCTTACAACTGTTGGCATGTTTGGAATTAATACTTACTAGTAGTGTCTTTTAagggttgtatcagcgatggcggggtaacgtcacttctgttgatgttcaaacaaaacagagagctagctcgctactccctacCCTTctctcccgtgcaattgaaactcttctGAACGGGCATCTTGtcagttattggttggaacactttattttgcctttgagtggttggcaacacttgttggtagcaattgtttttgtgtgcagatctcagagcttaggctgcctacagagacacgtttttttgacgcctgcttatggggcgggcagctagtggatcattaggaaagattagatgaatgtgatcatttatgtttgggcattttttgggcctgcaatcgctgatacaacctttaatactGTTCAGACTGAGCCATAGATATGTCTGATTTTTGAAGCCATATTGACAAGCATTCACCCAACACAGCCAATCGAAATCTGCTGTGATGCCGCCAAACAGAAACCGACCTTATGTCTCAGGCAATCTTTGCTAGCTAGACATGAAACTTAACTCCGACAGATTATGGCCATGTGTCTGATGTAACAGCATTGAGTTGCCAAGGCAACTTCAGCCTAACTGCTTgcccccctcattgctgcttgcagctacaTTTAAAGCTTGATATTTGTAGAAATGTATTTGAGAAAAACCTTTAATTATTGCAGTTTTTGGTGTTCATTCACAAACATAGTGTTCACACTAGTTTACTTTTGtactaataaatatataaacccACTATTCAAAATAAATACCTTTAACCTAGCTAACACCTTTAATTTAGtatccactgttgtgccctttaGCAAGGCACTTAATCCCAAATTGCTCtagggacaatgtgatcccttgtaatagaGTTGACATATTTAAGTCACTCTAtacaacagtgtctgctaaattaatacatttatgatttatttattaatcAGTTGGTGGTCTGTTGCCATTGTTTATTTAAGTTAGATTAAGTCACTTTATGCTTAACATGGAAATCGTCCAATGTGCTTTTAATGATGTAAGTGAACTTGAACTGGAAAACATTGAATatggcacatactgtaggcctacatcaacaACAGAATAAAATGGCCCTGTGGTTTTCTGAATGAAGAAATACAAATCATTAGCGTTGAAACGGTAAACTATTtatattgaacacacacacacacacacacacacacacacacacacacaaggacacacacacacaaggacacacacacacacacacacacacacacacacacacacacacacacaaggacacacacacacacacacgtatgtacaCAGTACACAAGATTCCTTGTGTCTTTCTTTTACATGCTAATCTAACAATAGCTGCCTTCTCAAGAGCCACACAGCTGGGTGTCACTCTCTGTCAGCTCTGGCCAGGTTGCGTCTCAGCATCTGGATCTCCAGGCCGAGCTTCTCTCGCTCCAGGTGCAAGTTGTCCCTCTGCAGCCCCAGCACCTCCACCATCAGGTGCTCCACTACCGGGGGGAAGATCACCACGGGAGCTCCTGCAAATGAACACCGAAGCACAAGTTGATAACACAATGAAAAACGTCAGGGGGGATTCAGTCACATTCATCCAAAAGAATGTCATTGTCAACAGTCTATCTAAAGTTAAAAGTTAAAGCTGACTGCGTTTAACAAACTCTTTTAGCCAGAACGGCAAAGACTTGCATTGGATTGACCGATAGTCAGTCAATGATGTCACCACTGCTCCAGCTCCACCACACCTATCCTATTAGATTGCTCATCCAGCACATTTTTAATatgcttctttttttatatgttaATTTCTGTAATGCTTGAATTGTTGATAGGGGTTAACAGAACAAAACCTGACAACAGGTCCATGGCATTACCGGCAGGAAATTACATAATTTTTTGGTTTAACAATAATCTGGAAAGCGTTACTGAatttaaaaacaatgttttaatgTATTGCAGAGTGGCTAACAGCATTTAAGATGACACTGCTTGTTACCTTGAAACGGTAGTACTTCATAGACACCATGTCTTGGTGTAATGATGCCTGGCTGGTTGCCCCCTGTGCTTGGACCATACGGCATATTTCCATCCTGTATAGCGGGACTGTATGGTTGCGGGCCGGGTCGCAGGTCGCTCCTAATGCTTGGATATGGTGACTGGTTGCCTCCAAAGACCGAGCCACGAGATGGTTGGTTGCTCATTGACATAGGGCCTTGTGGGAGTGGTTCAAGGGGTGGCAGTTCGCTTTCAGGAATTGGTTCCTGGGCACCAACAAAGCCTCGTGGCTGAAGAGCATCATGACCTGGCACTTGGCTTCTGGGGAAGACATTCCATCCAGTGTGCCCAGGACAACTCTTCTCACAGCGCAACACCACCTCAACAGGGTAATGATCGCTCACTCTCAGCGCCTGTAGATGTTGTATGTTTGTTGTAGACATTAAGAGTATCTCGGACCAAGCGGGGGTGAAACATGCTACATCACCGATTTCAAAATTTGAAACAACTCAGGGGGAATTATGACACCTTCATTGTtttaggtaaaaaaaaaacttaaaaaaaaagtcccaaaattgcataaaatgttgacatccCTCCTGTCAAATTTAACCACAGCAAAGTAACAATCCATATCATCAAAGGTCCATCCAAGGCTAGTTTAAAACAGTTACAAGGTGTGACGGGTGTCAGTCCAGGACTGCACATGTCCACTATGTCACACACCTTTTGGTGAATACCCAAAATATAGCAATATTTATACCTGAAAATCTCCAATGAGCAACCTTTTTTCAAAATTATGTCATCTGTCATCTGAGGACATTGTAAATGAAAGGCAAAAATGCTGTGcctttttataattttttaacCTCCTAAATAGATCCAGACAGAGAGTTCAAGTACATAATATTATCATTTATGGTGGACAAATTATGATATATTGTCATGTCAACTGATCAAACCCAAATTAGATGTAATGTCCTAAGTGCAATATATTCCTTAAGGTAGCTCAAAATGACATCTTGAGGTGACATAAACCAGCACACCCGTAGGTCCAATTTTTGTAAAAGTGATCTCTCCAGCATAGGCCTATCTCAGGGCTAGAAACAGTCACTTGGAATCAAAGCAAAACTAAGATTTTGGAAGCCAAAgatcaaaggtcaaggtcactgtGACCTTATGTTCATCCCATTGTAGTGAATAAACCTCTAAAAACCCTTGACATAATTTCAAATGTGATACAAATATTCACTTTGACTCACAGATCCCTAATATTTGAATTtggtggtcaaaggtcaaggtcaaggaCCTCGCATTCTTgataaaaaatttttttatcAGAAATGCCTGTAGGGAGGTTTTTCTCCTCAAATGTGGTACAATCTTTCACTTGCACATTCTTCATCCCATAGCAGGAGGGACATCACCATTTTATGCAATTTTGGGACTTTTTTTTTAGGTTTTTGGCCTACAACAAGGAGGGGATCCTAACTCTCCATGCGTTGTTTGTGCTATTTTGGCATTTTGAGTTTTAGGTGGACCCTTCAAACTGGCAGTTTCATCAAAATAAGAGACGTAGCATGTTTCACCCCTGCCTGGTCCTCTCACAGGCACATTCTTAAACAGGGAAGATGATTGTATCACAACTGTTCTGAAATGAATCGCAAATTAATCAAACGAAGATGACAAAGGCTGACACAGAAGGCCTATCAAGTGTCAAGTGActatgtgtgtaatatgtggaCTAGTGTTACTAACTGATACTTGCCATGTCCTCTGTCAGGTTGAATGCAGTGtggaagttgaatgaacgagcaGATCCAGGGACCACAGACTCCAGCATGTCCTGCCCATACACCACAATCCTATTGGCCAGTATAATGTGCACATACATGTCTATGATGTACATGGGtattacagacagacagacagacagacacacacacacacacacacacacacacacacacaggtaggtaCAAACCGGTCATATGTGTGCGTATTTCCTGTGTTGGCAGTGGTGTCCACATCATCTCCAATCAGCCAATGGAAGTTCTTATCACTCCGGATGCGAATGTTGTGGAAGTCTCTCTCCGACACATAACTTCCATCCGCATTGAAGTCCCCTAGAATCATAACATTCTACAAGATGAAGTAAATAGATAAGAGACACACGTAAGATACTTGTGAAATATGTAAGGTTACTAAGGTTATTAAAAAAACTATTGTATTTTTTCACACGGATCTCTTGTTTCTAGAAGTCACCAAGTACTATTGGtacgaaaaaaaaacatgaaaacaatcagtactacctcattcaagttgctgcagccaacatctagagcagccaggcagctacagtgctacccTCTGGGTGCATGATTTTAtagatgcccccagagtgtagcactgtagctgcctggctgctctagctgttggctgcagcaactcgagctaggtagtaccgatttgtttttttttgtttgtttgttttttggctgGAGTTCTGTAAGTCTTAGGGGTCGCAATAAGATACACATTGCCTGAAGACTCACATCTGTTTTCCACTTCCTTCGGACAGCCAAGAACACCTCATAGAGTTCATCGAGCTCTTTGAGTGAATCGTCTGGCTTAGTGTGGACCGGCATTAGAACCAAGTCCTTCAAAACTGTTAAAGAAAGATGTAAAATATAAAGTTAAACATAAaggactatctatctatctatctatctatctatctatctatctatctatctatctatctatctatctgagaaagagagagatatatagatagatatctttctctctctctttaacacacaaacacacacacacacacacactgtgacacacTTTATTTGAGAAAATATCTGTATGCAAATTAAACATTTAATCTGAACAGAATGTTCAGAAATAACATTAAGAAAGACAGTTAGACACACCCAGAGCTATTACACCAGCAGACACAGGACAGGTAAATACAAAGACAATAACAatatttgaacacacacacacacacacacacacacacagtgtgtttaTGTTCACAACTCTGTGGACTTGAAAACATTCCAGACCAATGACAGTATCATGTTACACATGCGTGGGATGTGCAGACCTGTCTATTTAAACAGGACTGGCTTGCACAATATTGAGGTTTATTCTGCATTCAACACAGTGTGcactgtcacaaacacacatacacacacactttttagaAATGCGGAGGGTCAAACGGCATACAGCacctgtgtgatgtgatgtaaaGCGCAGTATGTAAGGCTCCCGAGCAAAAGCATCGTGGTCTCCCTCCTGGGAATCCTCGTACTGATAAGACCCCACCAAATCTACCAAATCATCCCTAAAACAGGAGGGGGTGTAGATTTCAGTCATGCTAAGCTGCATGGAAGGTACTGTATGATAGGAGAGGGATAATAATATGAGCTGTGGGGGAAATACTCACctaaagaggaagaggaactgCTCCTTGTATCGTGTCCTGCCCAGACGGGTACTAAGCTTCAGAGTGTAGTGGTGCTCTG
This window encodes:
- the LOC125296116 gene encoding deoxyribonuclease-1-like — protein: MKIASFNVQRFGVKKVSDPEVLSTLVRIVSRYDIILILEVTDVSGDSVEIFLKELNRVNTEHHYTLKLSTRLGRTRYKEQFLFLFRDDLVDLVGSYQYEDSQEGDHDAFAREPYILRFTSHHTVLKDLVLMPVHTKPDDSLKELDELYEVFLAVRRKWKTDNVMILGDFNADGSYVSERDFHNIRIRSDKNFHWLIGDDVDTTANTGNTHTYDRIVVYGQDMLESVVPGSARSFNFHTAFNLTEDMALRVSDHYPVEVVLRCEKSCPGHTGWNVFPRSQVPGHDALQPRGFVGAQEPIPESELPPLEPLPQGPMSMSNQPSRGSVFGGNQSPYPSIRSDLRPGPQPYSPAIQDGNMPYGPSTGGNQPGIITPRHGVYEVLPFQGAPVVIFPPVVEHLMVEVLGLQRDNLHLEREKLGLEIQMLRRNLARADRE